The Osmerus eperlanus chromosome 1, fOsmEpe2.1, whole genome shotgun sequence genome includes the window TATTCACAGGTCACAATTGAAAACAAGTTATACATTGTAGGGGGATGGTCAGTTAGTTCTAAACCCCATGTACATTTTTGGAACCGTCCTGCAATTCAAGTCTGTTTGTAAGTGAACAATGGTGTCAATTGTATTCTTGTATTCAGAACAAATAATGTTTCATACTAGATGAGCGAAACTAAAGATGAAACGTTAATTAGCCGTGAGCAAATTTCAGTTTGGAGACTAGTAACCCTTAAGTAAAAAGAGTTCTTTGTGAGATGGAGATGGTGACGTCAAATGAACTCTATAAAGACATAAATTCATCGTTCGACAGGAACAACATAACAGGGAGGATGAAtctttctgttctcctccttTTTCTGTATTTGCATAGCTAATGAAGGTTCAGTCTTTCATAAGTTGAACTGGCTGAGGCTCCTTTCTCACTTGCACATTCTATCCCGGCAATTACATTGTTGACTGACCAGACAGTGAAAATCTGCTACAGGAAACTAATTATCGAATTAATAATATCTTACATTTAACGAAATGTTGGAGATGCTTGAATATAGCCATTATCAGGTAAGAaagtttatttttatattttgtcCTGAATGTTTTGGTTTGAATCTCAATTGGTATTGTTTAGATCCAATTACTTAAAAACGTTACAATCTTTTAATATTATTTATAAACAGTCAATACAGAATCATTATCAGTGCCTCAAATTTGATCTCTATTTTATGTTGTATTCCTATGTTCGAAGAGACAACATTATTAGTAAAAATTGACTTCTCTCACAACATTTACTAACAAACAACGGATCTCAATTTTACATTGACAAATGCACATTTTTGTGTTCTTTTTGTATGTAGGTGCAGACACACCTGGAGAACCCAACTAAATACCACATCCAGCAAACTCAGAGGCAACAGGTGAGGCAATACCTATCCCCCAGCCTGGGGGGTAAagctggcagccaggccagCAGCTTCCAGTGCCCCAGCCAGCCCCCGGACCACGGGATGCCCCCCGGCCCAGGCAGCAGTGCCCCCAACAGCCCCATGGCCTTGCTGACCCTCAGTTCCAACtgtgagaaagaggtagagcagCTCATCAATTTTAAACAACAGTTTACCAAAACTGTTTCAAGACCTGTGATCCTTAAgataaatacattttcatattttaaaCAGATGGATGATGTAATTGACGACATCATTAGCTTGGAATCAACTTACAATGAGGATATTCTTGGACTTATGGACCCTGGACTCCAGATTTCAAATACGGTATATACATTTAGTAAACACCACAAATTGCAAACCAAAGCcatatattttactgttgatttcagtgtatttttatatagaacagagctttgatttaccaagtgtgtgtctgcattctTCAGTTACCTGTTTCTGGCAGCCTCTTGGACATGTATGGAAACCCAACGCTTCCACCTCCTGGTCTTGCCATCAGCAATTCCTGCCCCTCCAGTCTACCCAATATCAAAAGGGAATTCTCAGGTAATTAATTTCCTGTAGACAATCGTTGCACAGCACTACCAGCaaaataacttgtgataactCACGGACGGAACTTTTCTTCATCATTTTCAACCTCCTTAAAAAGATTAAAGAGGACTATAACGTGGTTGATGAGGGTATTTCTATTCAATTGGATAATGCTTCCATTATCCAATTGTGTGCAATAATGCAATGCATAACATACTTATAAATGAATGATTTGCCAATTAGTTACTTCAGCTCCGGGCATGATGCACATACTGGACAAGCCTGGATCCTGTGGCCAGTTTGAAAACTATCAAAGGCCAGACGGCTTTCCAGTAGGTATGTTATCAATATGTTATCTGTGCCGTGATTTAacagaaaatattttatttatttatttagataACGCAGATATATATATCTGCGTTATCTTGGCTGTGAGGATTAATAGTGATGAATATGATGAATGATGAATATTAGGTGAAGTATTTTGTGTACATTGAAAATTGCACACAATATGGATCTATAGTATGTAATGTACATAACAAGGGGACATTTTTATGTGTCCTACAGTACAGTCAGGCCCATAAAGAATGTTTTGTAGTAAATTGAAATAAAGGaattttaatatatattaaataataatatataatatataatatgtacgaaaaatatacataaaacatgtacaaatacaaaatatacGTTAAAAACTGAGATGTCCAAGGTTAGATGATAACAAACATTACAATCATATTATATCACCAGTTATGAGGCTCAGGTAGGGACAagttttcttgttattcaagtTTCTTTTGCATTTCAGAATCTGAGGTACGTGCCCTTGCTaaagagagacaaaagaagGACAACCACAATCTAAGTGAGTTTCTGTGAGAAGGAAGGGGTGTGACTTGAACTTGTTTTATTTACAATGTTAATCACATTTATTCTTTTCTTCAGTTGAACGAAGGCGGAGGTTCAATATCAATGATCGCATAAAAGAACTGGGTACTCTGATTCCAAAGTCTAATGACCCGTAAGTTTGCTTTTTATTCATTGTTTTCTCCTACTATTCTAGAAGTACTTAAAATGTGAAAGTTGTGTTAACGCCAGGAGGTATGAAGCCTTTCTGCTTTAACGATCAGCTGCTCAGTTGCTTAGTGATTCTGACTGGAGACTTTGTCCACCCTGCTCCCTAGGGACATGCGCTGGAATAAGGGGACCATTCTGAAGGCCTCTGTGGACTATATCAGGAAGTTACAGCGGGAGCAGCAACGGACAAAGGAGCTAGAATGCAGACAGAGGAGACTGGAGCATTCTAACAGACATTTGATGCTACGCATACAGGTAGGTCACAACAGTGAGAGCCAGTGAGATTAGCATGCAGGACTCTTGAGGGAAAATGAAGCACACATTCAAATCATCCAATTCCCTTCACATAGCATTGTCTCCATTAGTAAGTGGTTTTGTCTCTATAATGAATTCCCACAGGAGTTGGAGATGCAGGCGAGGGCTCATGGTCTTGTTGTGGTggcatcctcctccctctgctcctcagagcTGATGGCACGAGCCATCAAACAGGAGCCCATCCTGGGTGACTGTCCCTCAGACCTCTACCAGCAGCCCTCAGGGCCTGACATGTCTCCTCCCACCACACTGGACCTCAACAATGGCACTATCAGCTTCAACGAGAGCCCTACTGATGTCGGAGACCTGGGGCCCTACGGCAAGGCCACCAAAATGAAGGACCTTATGAGGGACAACTGCCAGACTCCCCTTAGCCCCAGCGACCCCCTTCTGTCCTCAGTGTCCCCAGATGGCTCCAACAGTAACAGCCGGcgcagcagcagctccagcatGGACGAGAATGAGCATGGTTGTTAGCACTGACCACATCCTCAGACCATGCTGATATTTTGTACCGTAGCATTCCCATTACTGGGGCTTCTGGGCCTGCTCCCAACCAGCACCAGAGGCTGTCTGTAACACTAAAAGGATGAAGACAGACATTCCTCTGTTTGCTTGCAACAAACCAATTAATTCTAAAAGCATTAAAAAGAATGGGACATGTTTTTTAACAGCTCTGTATTTCGTTAAGGCAGAATCATGTCCCCAGTTTTGCCCTTTTCTGTTGTTGTACATTGTAATGCTATGATGTGATATAATTGAAGATAAGCTCTGTATGTTAGCAGTGACAGTTTGATTTCAATATTTTACCATCTGAGTGTTTCTTTCATATTCTTACAGTCATCTGACTTTTGCTGCAGGACGCTCTACCCGAGCTACAAACCTGTCAACCTGCTCTAGGGCCAATATACAGGCATGTTCATCTTCATGTTTAGATTATTGTTGTAAACACTCCATAACATTTTTGCCATGAATCTTCAACATCAAGTGTTGATTTTATCTACAGTACATTAATGATCTAAATTATTTTACATTTCACACTCCATACAAATCTCAATGTTGGACTGTTATGGTCAGCCAGTCATGGTCATGCGGATGAAATGAGAAGGTTCAGCATTAGGGTTGAAGTTCAGATCCCCTCCCCCGTTTCTTCGAAACAAATTTCATAGAGTAAACTGTACCTAACTACACTAAATAAAAATCTGCATTTCTGTAATTGCCTGCAAAGCACACCTTCAAAATTGAGTTATCCTCATGTGCTAAGGCCTTTGTACTAAACCTATGTATTGGTCATATGTGAGTACATTGTTATAATTACTGAGCAATGTAATATGTTTTGGTTTGCAACTTTATTCACTTAATCAACCAGACATGGACACCTGCAGTATTGCTCCCCTACAATCTGTGTTCCAGATAAGACTATTATGCCTATTATGCCCTGCTTGTGTCTCCAGGCACTGGAGATACACGTTCATTTCTGGATCTACATAATATTAATAGGGGATGATCTGCAGTCCCATTTGATAAACTGATCCCACATAGAGTAAAATGCATGAGAAGGCACATATGTATCTTCAGGATATAATAGGAATGATGATTATTTTATTTGAGATTAAATGATCATAGGATGAATCCAAAAAGTGCCTTTGATTTCAGTCATTGAAATGTAAACTGTAAATTAAAGTGTATTCTAAATGTTGAACTTGGTACTGAAAATTATTTTCAATATGAGAACTCAAATTGTATTTTTAGAACTAAATATGATTTTATTAAAAACTTTTTGTAACATCATCAAGAAATACTCAATCCTGCTCAAAATCAGGGTTTGCAATGTTGTTGTTATTCTCTCATGGTAATGTTTCCAACTTAGAATATTAAACCTAAATACAAAGtcatacacatgacaaaaatcaaatgcaataaaaaaaaacatttagatgCCTAAAATGAAGAAAATAATAATTGTATCTTAATCAAAGACAAACATCTTACATAATGAAATATAGCTCAGTGAGTAAATGAAGATTTTCTACTGTACCATCTACTGTACCACATCAATGATATGTTCCCTGTTGGGTATGTGTGGAGGTTTTGTACTCAGCTCATCACACCACCTCACATATGCTTTATACAGGGTGTCATCAGAGGTGTCATTGAAAATCTCTGTAAAAGATACGATAACAAAGAGTACAGTAGTTAGGTATAATTAGATTAGGATCTCCGctcacattaaaaaaaaatggtttCAATTTTGTTTGTAGTGTTAAAACATCTGAGATCTTGTTAGGTTCCCCCTACCTGCATTTCCCAGGCCAGTGGGCAGGGGCATCCTGACAAACCCACCAGAGTGCTTGAGCCTCTCACACAGGGACTGTTTGACCATGGCCAAGGTGCAGTCCTGGTGCCACACAGGAAGCTCCAGACCAACCATGCAGCTTATAATTCGtatcttctccttctctgtcaggaaccctctctcccaggccacATACACCATGTAGGACATGTCAATGTTCACTGCCTCGCCATGCAGCAGAGAAGGAAGTACTTTCTGTAACGAAAGGAACCATTGTACATTCCACACATGGTTGACTTGTCTAATCATGTCGTATCACCGACAAGCAAGCTTCTAAACATgaactaaaaaaataaaataaagctgTAATAAATTCCTTGGGTAGGGTTTGGCTGACTCGCACATACATTGCCAAACTGCATTTTTGTGGAAAGGATCATGAAGTTTGTGTATACATAACCTCCAAAAAGCTGTGTTGATTATTCTAAAAGGAATTGACAAATATTTGGATTTTGTTGCCATTAAGTTAGACAGGTCAGGAGGTACCATTTCAAGTGCGGGGCTGATAAGGTGACCAAAGTCCACCAGTCTGTCCAAGTCATCCTCCCACAGGTTTGgggccagctcctccagcatGGTCTCGATGGCCAGACGGGTACATACTGAGGCTGCATCTGAGTCCCTCCCCTGGAGCCCCTGTGTCTGGAACTTGGAATCCAGCAGGAACCTTCCATGGATCTCCAGCAGCTCAAACAGTCctctgtgtttcattaaggcCATCTACAGAGAATAATGATGTTAGATCTAGTTCATGTGGAGATTAGCTACAACAATTTAATTTGGTTGAAATGGCTTTGTGAAAAGAAAAGGTGCATAAAGATGCAACCTTATATCTTTCAAATCCTGCATGTCTATCTTTTCGCAACAAACGTACACTGAGCATTAGTATCAGGGCAGAACAGTGCAGTCAATTATGCATACTGTAgcgtttcccctaccattatattagggggtgccccgcccccccaacggcaccccccgcccccccttttatatatatagcgccagatcacaaaataagtcatttaaggttacctttcctataaaacaggtctatagcttgctcttttattaaacaaactaaatggccttatgttatttatgttatttacacgccccccccaaagctgtaaacctaggggaaacactgtactgtaccttcAATATCTCTGCCAGGCCATTAGAGATGTGTCGTCGAGGCACAGTCTGAAGGAAGGAGGAGTCTAGAAAAGCTGCCACTGGAGGAATGTAGGAACCCAGCTTGTTCTTACAGTCGGCAAAATTCACCCCGTTCTTTGCCCCCACACTAGCATCGACGTAGGACAGCAGGGTGGTTGGAACTCGGATGTATGGGGTGCGTCTTCTATAGAGAGAGGCTGCAAGTCCTACAATGTCCAGGCAAACCCCTCCTCCAATTGCAATGATGGGCTCTGTGCGTCTGTCCAATGAGAACTTGTGGACCTCTTCCAGGATTTTCATTGCCAGCTCCATGGACTTGTTTTCCTCAGTGGTGGGCAAGGGCAGGATCCTGTACACAGCGTTAAAGGCTTGCAAGTAGTCAATGAGCTGGCGTCCGTACAGGTTGTAGACGATCTCATCTATGACCACGAAGCGCCGGAGGGGCGTGGTGCTGCTCCGCATGGCCTCCAGCTGCTGGGCATCTCGGATGTGTCCCAGGAGGAGGGTGTCATTGCTAGGGTCCAGCAGGCCCTTGGACTGGATCACCTTGTAGGTAAAGACGATGGGACTGACCACGGTCCAGGATGTTCCCCGCTCTGTGGTGCTTTCAGAGCTGTAAAACAGGACTGATCATTCTTAGAAGGTTGAAAGAATAACCTATTTTTAGACACTAAGAAAACACAGTTTGTGAGAGTTTTACTAgtgaaaaaaaatgacaatgtggacatttaccaGTAGATAGTTATGAACAGAAAGAAGCCCATAAATAAAACAAAGGATGTAATGCCATGCATTTATGAAATACATACATGTGTATATTATTCTGCTTGATTAAACAGTAGAATAGCTCAGCTCAGTAGCACCACAAGACTATCAACAATCATGCAGATATACTGTATTAGGTTGCTCGAGGAGTACGTTTTACTCACATTTTGGCAGCTGATACACATCCCTTTAAATTCTGGCTGAAATTCTTCCCCACTTTGCATTTCCAGGTGCCTTTGACTTGGATTAAGTTGTACTCTGTCTTCTTTACTTTGTTGGATTGAACGGGTTCCAAGTGAGTCTTGATAGTAAACGACATGTTGGTATTATGCAGTAATTCGAATAAGTGTTCTGTATTGAGAGGCAGTTGTAGAGGATCATCATGTATCCTGAGTGTACTTTAggctatatatactgtacactcaGGATACATGATGATTTTACACAAGGGCGGAGCGGCTCGTTCTTTTGGGTTTGCTTATGAAAGACAAGCCTGTCAAGTCATTACATGATGCCAAAATTCTTACACAATTTGTGATGCAAGGACCGTTTAACTGTGATACCTATTTTTGTACATGCTTTGAAGTATTGCTGCATTAATGTGTAGTACAGTTAAATGTATATAAATGTTTCAGAAATTTACGATTTAAAGAAGAGGGCTCATTTTGGCACAATAGCTCTCCTACAGTGTTTCAGGTGAGATAGCCACGTCTGTACCACATCAATGATATGTTAAAGTCACATGTGACGTGGCTTATAGGAATTCATTAGGTAAGTCTACTAagacatttttattattatgtGAGAAGCCTTCCCTTAAATAAATGACACATTCAACGAAGTTTTAAGGTGTTGTTTCGTATGTTTCCCACGCGAGGGTTCTAAAAGAATCCTGTTGTAGCCTACAAGATAGAAAAGGCTCAGGTTACGAAAGAAACGATTGACAGTGACAGTCAGTTCGTACTGTCACGTGTTTAAACTTTTCagacttttttctttcttgcaGTGTTGCGTGAAGTCCTCACAaattattaattctttttttacACAATGCTTCACAAGTAGGCCTACGCTACTGTAGTCGGCTTGCACAGTCTGCATTGCAAATCTCGACTTCTTAGTTGGACCTTCAAGTTTCAGCGAAGATCACCATGCAGGCTGGCAAAGGTTTGAATGCACATTAAACAACGCTCAAATGTATTTTTCCACAATTGTGCCTTACCTATCAAACTGAATATTTTAATTCGAcaaaaaaatatgtaaaatgCATCGGAAACTTTCTAAAACGAGTCTACAATAGGTTGGGCACCAGCGTCGACCATAGACTACGGTGTATTTTTGAGATTTATAATTGTGAAATGAAATGTATCATTTTGATAAAGACTGTGGGTGTCTTAACTGAAGTAGTAGTGTTATATTACCATATCTTCGGTTTTGTTTCACACAGTTTCTGATACCCCTATGGAATTCCTTGTGGATTTCCTGACCAAAGCCAAGGAGATAGCGGATGTCAGTACCAACATTACAAATGAGTTGAGGTGCAATTTACAGAAGGCCCTTGACATTGCAGCAGGGTTGGATGACTATTTGGAGAAGATGAGCAGCCAGGAAAGTCAACCTCTGGCTGAGCTCTACAAGTAGGCTAAACATATTGGTTTTATATTATGTTACGTCATATTGTCTACTGTAAGGGTATACCGGTAATCAATTTAATAACAAATATAAAACCTAAACATTTAGCTAAATAATTGCTGTTCTCATGTTgaagtaccgtatttcttcgattaaacgccgccctcgatgcgtgagttctaaatatttccgacggtccccaccATAGATATttagggtagatgtctcgtccgcgttgccggacaacggagttgaACGTCGgcacatggcagccatcttgctacagtcaactcgctcacccatgacattgtgttggtgctacatgtactttttaaatgaccataacttgctcaattttcaaccgatttttaaacggtttggtttgttatcaacgtcatatatgtcgttatgccactgcatacttatgaataattatgttatttaaaaaataaatagaatataagtatgcagtgggcCTCtcactaattaaacgccgccctcgaataaacgccgcaccaaaaatgatcattcgaagaaatacggtagtaTCTTCACTTGggacatttatttttttatttgtaggAAAACAGTGGACCATGACTGGGACAAAGTCTACAAGGAAGGCAAAACTCGCTTCCGTCTACCAAAAGAATGCATCACTGGACATGTTGAAGGTGTGACATTATTAATGAGTTCTGCAGTGCACATGTCATTAAAGGAATAACAATTACAGTTTCCAAATCACTGTCTTGTTTTCTCAAGTGCAGGCCAGGTTCTGAAAATGCTTGTTCACACAAGTAAATCTAGGAGGATTCTAGAGATAGGCATGTTCACAGGCTACGGGGCGCTCTCCATGGCTGAGGGACTACCTGAGGATGGCTCCCTAGTTGCCTGTGAACTGGAGCCATACCTTAAAGAATTTGCCCAACCCATATTTGACAAGTCTCCACATGGCAAGAAGATAACTGTCAAGATTGGTTCCGCAATGGATACCTTGAAGGTGACCAAAGTTGCTTATTATTAAATGATCTGTGTTTTTAATAAACAAAGTAAGTGACATATGTAGTATGTCTCTGTTTCCCTGTCTAACAGTGTTCTTTCTCTTGAAGGAATTGGCATCAAAAGGAGAACAATTTGATATGATCTTCATTGATGCAGACAAGAACAACTACATCCATTACTACAACTATATACTGGACAATAACTTGCTTCGTGTCAGTGGTATTCTCTGTGTGGACAACTCCCTGTTTAAGGCCAAGGTGTACCTGAAAGACACCACTGATGAAAATGGAATTGCCCTCCGCGACTTTAACAAGTTTGTTCGGAGTGATCCTCGTGTGGAACAGGTCCGTGTCAAATCACAGCCTGGTCATTAGAATttcttcatgtttgtgttggTGAAGTTTGAGTTGTTTTACAGGTTATTGTTCCTCTGAGAGACGGCATCAGTATCATTCGCAGAGTGCCCATGCTATTAGCATGTCCCGGCTCACAAGTAATTATCAGTGGCTTCATTCAGTAACTATGATCATAACCCCCTACCagccatgtttgtgtttttttgtatcAATTCATGAACTCAGCAGATGCTTATGTGTGTTTCTCAGGGCAGGGTTACAGATGACGAGGTGTTCCGGGGAGTCAAGGGGAGGCTGATACTGGAGCGGATGCATCTGGATGGCAAGGTGGCCTATGTGACTGGAGCAGGTCAGGGGATAGGCCGAGCGTTCGCACATGCCCTGGGAGAGGCGGGGGCCAAGGTGGCTGTTGTGGACATGGACCAAGGGAAAGCTGCGAGTGTGGTGGAGGAGCTCACTCTGAAAGGTTGGTGCAAAGCAAATCAGTAACTAGTTAGCTCTATGGTGATGTAATATACTTCATTACATGAATTCATGTTTTCCAACCATTGATGGAGCTTGAAGTTTTACATGGCTGTACTAAATATTTTGGCCAGCAGATGGCAATGTACTCACAGAGAAAGAATCTTAATTTGGAAACTTCAGTGAGACTGACAGACAACTTACTCACCATGCTTTGAGATCTTTTATGATGACCATTTCAAGctcatgtattttttttatacaggGATCAACTGCATTTTGATTGTTGCCGACATCAGCAAATCAGCGGATGTCCAGAGGATGATTGACAGCATTGTCTCCAAATGGGGAGAGATACATATTGCATGCAACAATGCTGGGATCAACATGAACTCTGCCAGTGAAGACACCAGTTTGGAGGAGTGGGACCAAACCTTTAATGTCAACTTGAGGGGCACATTCATGTGCTGTCAGGTAGGTCACCCTCTACACTAAAGCATCC containing:
- the zgc:113054 gene encoding D-threitol dehydrogenase isoform X4; protein product: MLVHTSKSRRILEIGMFTGYGALSMAEGLPEDGSLVACELEPYLKEFAQPIFDKSPHGKKITVKIGSAMDTLKELASKGEQFDMIFIDADKNNYIHYYNYILDNNLLRVSGILCVDNSLFKAKVYLKDTTDENGIALRDFNKFVRSDPRVEQVIVPLRDGISIIRRVPMLLACPGSQGRVTDDEVFRGVKGRLILERMHLDGKVAYVTGAGQGIGRAFAHALGEAGAKVAVVDMDQGKAASVVEELTLKGINCILIVADISKSADVQRMIDSIVSKWGEIHIACNNAGINMNSASEDTSLEEWDQTFNVNLRGTFMCCQAAGRVMLKQGYGKIINTASMASLIVPHPQKQLSYNTSKAGVVKLTQTLGTEWVDRGVRVNCISPGIVDTPLIHSESLRPLVQRWLSDIPAGRLAQVTDLQAAVVYLASDASDYMTGHNLVIEGGQSLW
- the zgc:113054 gene encoding uncharacterized protein zgc:113054 isoform X2, whose translation is MEFLVDFLTKAKEIADVSTNITNELRCNLQKALDIAAGLDDYLEKMSSQESQPLAELYKKTVDHDWDKVYKEGKTRFRLPKECITGHVEGQVLKMLVHTSKSRRILEIGMFTGYGALSMAEGLPEDGSLVACELEPYLKEFAQPIFDKSPHGKKITVKIGSAMDTLKELASKGEQFDMIFIDADKNNYIHYYNYILDNNLLRVSGILCVDNSLFKAKVYLKDTTDENGIALRDFNKFVRSDPRVEQVIVPLRDGISIIRRVPMLLACPGSQGRVTDDEVFRGVKGRLILERMHLDGKVAYVTGAGQGIGRAFAHALGEAGAKVAVVDMDQGKAASVVEELTLKGINCILIVADISKSADVQRMIDSIVSKWGEIHIACNNAGINMNSASEDTSLEEWDQTFNVNLRGTFMCCQAAGRVMLKQGYGKIINTASMASLIVPHPQKQLSYNTSKAGVVKLTQTLGTEWVDRGVRVNCISPGIVDTPLIHSESLRPLVQRWLSDIPAGRLAQVTDLQAAVVYLASDASDYMTGHNLVIEGGQSLW
- the zgc:113054 gene encoding uncharacterized protein zgc:113054 isoform X3; the protein is MQAGKVSDTPMEFLVDFLTKAKEIADVSTNITNELRCNLQKALDIAAGLDDYLEKMSSQESQPLAELYKKTVDHDWDKVYKEGKTRFRLPKECITGHVEGQVLKMLVHTSKSRRILEIGMFTGYGALSMAEGLPEDGSLVACELEPYLKEFAQPIFDKSPHGKKITVKIGSAMDTLKELASKGEQFDMIFIDADKNNYIHYYNYILDNNLLRVSGILCVDNSLFKAKVYLKDTTDENGIALRDFNKFVRSDPRVEQVIVPLRDGISIIRRVPMLLACPGSQGRVTDDEVFRGVKGRLILERMHLDGKVAYVTGAGQGIGRAFAHALGEAGAKVAVVDMDQGKAASVVEELTLKGINCILIVADISKSADVQRMIDSIVSKWGEIHIACNNAGINMNSASEDTSLEEWDQTFNVNLRGTFMCCQAAGRVMLKQGYGKIINTASMASLIGKDPLWCQAEC
- the zgc:113054 gene encoding uncharacterized protein zgc:113054 isoform X1, which codes for MQAGKVSDTPMEFLVDFLTKAKEIADVSTNITNELRCNLQKALDIAAGLDDYLEKMSSQESQPLAELYKKTVDHDWDKVYKEGKTRFRLPKECITGHVEGQVLKMLVHTSKSRRILEIGMFTGYGALSMAEGLPEDGSLVACELEPYLKEFAQPIFDKSPHGKKITVKIGSAMDTLKELASKGEQFDMIFIDADKNNYIHYYNYILDNNLLRVSGILCVDNSLFKAKVYLKDTTDENGIALRDFNKFVRSDPRVEQVIVPLRDGISIIRRVPMLLACPGSQGRVTDDEVFRGVKGRLILERMHLDGKVAYVTGAGQGIGRAFAHALGEAGAKVAVVDMDQGKAASVVEELTLKGINCILIVADISKSADVQRMIDSIVSKWGEIHIACNNAGINMNSASEDTSLEEWDQTFNVNLRGTFMCCQAAGRVMLKQGYGKIINTASMASLIVPHPQKQLSYNTSKAGVVKLTQTLGTEWVDRGVRVNCISPGIVDTPLIHSESLRPLVQRWLSDIPAGRLAQVTDLQAAVVYLASDASDYMTGHNLVIEGGQSLW
- the mitfa gene encoding melanocyte inducing transcription factor a; this encodes MPPGPGSSAPNSPMALLTLSSNCEKEMDDVIDDIISLESTYNEDILGLMDPGLQISNTLPVSGSLLDMYGNPTLPPPGLAISNSCPSSLPNIKREFSVTSAPGMMHILDKPGSCGQFENYQRPDGFPVESEVRALAKERQKKDNHNLIERRRRFNINDRIKELGTLIPKSNDPDMRWNKGTILKASVDYIRKLQREQQRTKELECRQRRLEHSNRHLMLRIQELEMQARAHGLVVVASSSLCSSELMARAIKQEPILGDCPSDLYQQPSGPDMSPPTTLDLNNGTISFNESPTDVGDLGPYGKATKMKDLMRDNCQTPLSPSDPLLSSVSPDGSNSNSRRSSSSSMDENEHGC
- the eevs gene encoding 2-epi-5-epi-valiolone synthase; this translates as MSFTIKTHLEPVQSNKVKKTEYNLIQVKGTWKCKVGKNFSQNLKGCVSAAKISESTTERGTSWTVVSPIVFTYKVIQSKGLLDPSNDTLLLGHIRDAQQLEAMRSSTTPLRRFVVIDEIVYNLYGRQLIDYLQAFNAVYRILPLPTTEENKSMELAMKILEEVHKFSLDRRTEPIIAIGGGVCLDIVGLAASLYRRRTPYIRVPTTLLSYVDASVGAKNGVNFADCKNKLGSYIPPVAAFLDSSFLQTVPRRHISNGLAEILKMALMKHRGLFELLEIHGRFLLDSKFQTQGLQGRDSDAASVCTRLAIETMLEELAPNLWEDDLDRLVDFGHLISPALEMKVLPSLLHGEAVNIDMSYMVYVAWERGFLTEKEKIRIISCMVGLELPVWHQDCTLAMVKQSLCERLKHSGGFVRMPLPTGLGNAEIFNDTSDDTLYKAYVRWCDELSTKPPHIPNREHIIDVVQ